The Gemella haemolysans ATCC 10379 genome contains the following window.
AGTTGTAGGTAACTTCGGAAGTGGATTAATCGACTTCTTAGCTCTTAACTGGTTACCAATGTTCAAAAACCACTCATCTCAAGTATTCGTTCAAATCGCAATTGGATTAGTATTCTCAGCAATCTACTTCTTTGTATTTAGATTTATGATTCTTAAATTCCAATTAAACACACCTGGACGTGAAGCAGATGATGCTGAAACAAAACTTTACTCTAAACAAGAGTACCGTGAAAAAGGTAAAGAAGCAGCTAAACCTGAAGTTAGAGATGATGCAGCTACTCATGATGATCAAGCAGTTATCATTTTAGAAGGTTTAGGTGGTAAAGATAATATCGTAGACGTTACTAACTGTGTAACAAGATTACGTGTTAACGTTAAAGATGAAAGCTTAGTTAAAGATGATGAGTTCTTAAAACGTTCTGGAGCTCTAGGAGTTGCTCGTAACGGTAAAGCAATTCAAGTAATCATCGGATTCTCAGTAGGACAAGTTAGAGAAGCTTTCGAAAAAGAATTACACAAATAAGAGTATAAAAAAAGAAATTGACGTAAAAGTCAGTTTCTTTTTTTGTTATGAATGGATATATATACTATATTAAATACTGTTTTTCCTCGCATTCAACAGAAGAGCTACATAATAATATATGTTTTAATAATCAATGGAACATTGTTAAACAGAGTGATTAAGGCTAGTTATAAAGGTATATTAAGGTAAAAAAATACTTAGCAAACATTGTCTGCTAAGTATTTTAATTTATATTAGAACGCTGGAGTAGCGTGTCCTTTTGGTTTAAGTTCTTTGTTAATATAATCTTTAACTTTTTCGCTAGCTAATGCTTTTTTAACTGCTTGAACTTTAGCATCATCTTTGTTATCTTCGCGAGCTACTAGTGAGATAGCGAATGTTAAGTCATCTGCTTTTTCAAGTGCTAGACCGTTTTTATCAGGAGTTAATCCTAATTTAGAGATGTAAGTTGGGTAGTTAAATACTAAATCTTTTTCGTTATAAGCTTCGTTTAGGTTAAGTAAGCTTACTTTAGTAAATTTAAGGTGTTTTGGATTGTCTTTGATATCCGCTTCTGTTACTGTAAAGCTATTTGGATCTTTAAGAGTAATAACTTTAGCGTGATCTAATAAACGTAAAGCACGTGCTAAGTTTGTTGGATCTGAAGGGATAGCTACATCAGCACCATCTTTAAGATCTTTAATATCTTTAAGAGTTTTTGAGTAGAATGATACAGTCGCGTTGTAGATAGGTTGAACTGCTACAAGTTTAGCATTATTTTTTTGGTTAAATTGTTCCATGAATGGTTTGTGTTGGAAGAAGTTAGCATCAACTTCTTTATTGTTTAATGCAACGTTAGCTTGAACGTTATCAGAAACTTTAACGATTTCTAAGTTGTAACCATCTTTTTTAAGATCTTCTTTGATCATTTCTAACATGTCTGTCATTGGAGAAGTGTGAGAAGCTACTTTTACAGTAACTGGTTCTTTCTTCTCTTCTTTTTTAGGTGCTTCAGTTTTGCTTGAACATGCTGTTAAAATTAATAATAAAGCAGCTAAGCTAGCTATAAATGAAATTATTTTTTTCATTATATATTCTCCTATTAAGTATATTTTTATTTAGAGGTAAGGTTGTTGATTGTATAATATAGATTTTGGATTAATAATAATATATTTATTAGAAGGCTGCAGTAGCTTTACCTTCAAAATTCTTTTGTAAGAAATCTTTAACTTTTTGGCTAGTTAAAGCTTTTTTCACTGCTTGAATTTTTGCATCGTCTTTGTTATCTTCACGAGCTGCAAGAACACCAGCGTATGTAAAGTCAGCTTTATCTTCCATTAGAAGTCCATCTTTCATTGGTGTAAGGCCTAATTTAGCAATGTAAGTTGGGTAGTTGAATACTAAATCTTTTTCAGCATATGCATCACTTAAGTTTAAAAGACTAACTTCTGTAAATTTAAGATGTTTTGGATTATCTTTGATATCTTTTACAGTAACATTGTAACTGTTAGGATCGTTTAATGTAATTAATCCACCGTGAGCTAATAATCTTAATGCACGAGCTAGATTTGAAGCATCAGATGGAATTGCTACATCAGCACCATCTTTAAGATCTTTAATATTTTTAACAGTTTTTGAGTAGAATGCTGGAATTGAGTTGTAAACTTTTGCCACAGCTACTAAGTTAGTTTTATTTTTTTCATTGTATTGTTTCATGAATGGTTCATGTTGGAAGAAGTTAGCATCTATTTCTTTATTTGCTAAAGCAACGTTAGCTTGAACGTTATCAGATACTTTTACAATTTCAAGAGTATATCCTTCTTTTTGTAAATCTTCTTTAACTAATTCTAACATATCAGTAAATGGTGGAACGTGTGCAGCAACTTTAATAGTTTTGTTTTCTTTTTTTTCTTCTTTCTTATCGCTAGCTTGATTAGAACATGCTGTTAATACAAGTACAAGAGCTAAAAGACTAGCAACAAATGATAATAGTTTTTTCATTGGTTTTATTTCTCCTTTTTATTTGTAAAACGTTTAGCTAATCCATAACCTATAGATTGAATAATAAATACATATACAATAAATATTATTACTATTAAATACATCAGATCATAATTGTATTCTTGATATCCATATCTAAATGCAAATTCACCAAGTCCACCTGCTCCGATTACACCCATTACAGTAGTATACGCTAGTAAACTAATAGTAGTATAGGTGAATGATAAGATTAAGTTATCCATTGTAGCAGGTAATAAGAAGTATCTAATAATTTGAATTTTTGTAGCTCCCATACTTATAGCTCTATCTACAATTTTTTTAGGAACATTAATAAGGGCTTGTTCAACAAAACGTGCATAAATACTTACACCAACAAGAGTAAGCGGCAAGATTGCTGCAATATTCCCAAAAGATGTTTTAAATAGAAATCTATTTACAGGAATTAGTATGAATACAAAAATTAAAAATGGAACACTACGTAGGGCATTAAGTGCAATGCTAAGACCTTCATAAACTGCTCTATTTTTTAATAAATAATCACGACTGAAAGAAAAAAGCATAATACCTAATGGCAGGGAAATGAAAAATACTGTTAACATAGAGTAAATCATCATATAGTTTGTTTCCCAAAATGCTTTCATAATACCATCGTAATTGGCTTTAAATAAATCAATCATTTAATAAAAACTCCTTTACGTAGTTATAGTAATTACTGTCGTAATCGTCTTTTGCATTTTTGTTAGGTACGACAATATCTTTTATAGTAGAATCATCGATAACTACTACTCTGTCACAGAAGTTCTTCAATAATGAAAGACTGTGTGAAATCATAACAATCGAAATATCAGTTGTAGTTCGTAGTTTGTTTAGAAGAGCGAAAATCTCTTTCTCACTATTAGTGTCTAAAGCAGAACTGATTTCATCACAAAGTAGAACTTCAGGTTCTTGTAGTAGTGCCATAGCAATAGCGACCTTTTGTTGTTCACCACCACTTAAGCTACCACAAAGACTATTTTTTAGTCTTGTAATATTCATGAATTCAAGAATATCATCTATTTTCTTTTTATCAACAGAAACCTTATTTAGTTTGTATACTAAACTTAAATGATAATATACACTTTTATTATCAATAAGATTAGAGTGTTGGAATATGTATGCTAGATTTTTTCTAGTATTTCTAAGGGTGCTTGCATCCATAGATTTTATAGAAGAGTTTTTATAAAGTATATCTCCACTATCATATGAAACAATCCCGTTGATCATCTTGAGAATAGTACTTTTACCTGTACCATTTCTTCCGATAATTCCAATAACTTCTTTCTTATTGATATCAAATGATATATTTTCTAATTTGAAGTTAGCATCTTTATATTGTTTTGATACGTTTTTTAATTGAACTATCATAATATACCTCCAAGCTAAACTATACCACTTTCGGAAAAGGATTTCAAGAGTTTTGTTTAATTTTTTAAAATTATTTGTTCATATTGTTCTATGCATGTTTGATAGTGTTTAGACATCTGTTGTGTGATTTTTTTTAATTTGTACTGATACAGTTTATCGATGTAAATTGAAGATAGTTTTAAAAATATAACAAAAATAGTAAAGATTACTATTATTATAGCGATTTGTATTATTCTTAATTAGAAGATATGAAATGAATTGTATTAGAATAAAAATCAAAAGTGGATTATTTTTTTGTATTCATGATGAAAAATTAAAGTATTTAACAAAAAAAATTAGTATTTATATTTTCTAAAAATGTTCTTATATAATTCTTTATTTATTTAGTTGAATCGTTTATAATTATAGTTATGATTTAAGGAGGTAATCTATGAAAAAATTGACAATAGTAGATATAGCAAAAATGGCCGGAGTAGGTACTACTACTGTCTCTAGATATTTTAATGGTGGAAATTTAAAAAAAGAAACAAGAGAAAGAATTAAAGAAATAGTAGATAAATACAATTATACGCCAAACACTTTTGCTAAAGCGTTAAAAAGTATTGATAGTAAAATTATAGGAGTGATTGTTCCATGTTTGCACTCTTATATCAGTGGAAATACTTTAAAATACCTTGATAAGGAATTAAAAGAAAATAATTATGAGACACTAATAATGAATACCAATTTTGATGAGAATAAGCAATTGGAATATATAAAAAAATTAGCGCGAATGAATGTAGATGGAATTGTTTTATTACCTACTACAATGAGTAAAGCTTATGAAAGTACTATTAAATCTATAGATGTTCCTGTTGTTATGTTAGGACAAGAAGGCGAGTATACATATAGTGTTGAGTACAATGACTTCAATGCTGCTAGGGATTTAACGTATTATGTATTATCAAGCGGTCATAAAAAAGTAGCTTACTTAGGTGTCAGTGAGGACGATATTGCAGTAGGATACTATAGAAAATTAGGGGTTCTAAGAGCATTAGAAAAGTATAATCTAGAACCAGAGAATATATTAATTACTAATTTCGGAATGGAAGAAGGCTATGAAATAGTAAAAGAGAATATTGAAAAGTTAAAAGAAGATAGTTGTTTAATTTGTGCAACTGATAATTTGGCTTATGGAGCAATAAAGGCTCTTGAAGAAGAGGGTTTAAATGTAGGTGAAGATTATTCTGTAGCGGCATTTGGAGATTATACTTCATCTGCATTATTAAAATCACCGTTAACAACGATAAAATTTGATTTAAAAGATGCGGCTAAGCAGACGGTAGAAATGTTATTAAATGTAATAAAAAAAGAAGAAACAGCTATGAAACTATTAATTGGTTATGAATTAAAAACGAGAGATAGTGTAGTTGATTTAAATAAGATGGAGAATAAAAATGACTAAAATAAAAGCAATTTTTTTTGATATTGATGGTACAATAAGAAGTTTTAAAACAAAAACAATTCCAGAAAATACAGTAAATACTTTAAAAAAATTAAAAGAACAGGGGATAAAGATTTTCATAGCTACAGGAAGAGCACCATTTCATACTACATTTTTAAATGATTTATTAGATTTTAAATTTGATGGCTATATTACGATAAATGGTCAATATTGCTATTTAGAAAATGGTGAAGTTTTAAATGATAAGATATTATCTCAAGAAGATATAAAAAATGTCCTTCCTTATTTTAAGGAAAATAAGATTGCGTGTGACTTTGCTTTACTAGATGGTGCATTTATGAATTTGAAAAATTCAAGGGTAAAATGGTTAGAAGATGAGCTAGGAGATCCAGAGCGTTTTAAAGAAGATCCGTTAGCATATGATAAAGCAATTAGTGAAAAAATCTATCAGCTTAATGTCTTTGTATCAGAAGAGGAAGAAGCGGGCTTTTTAGCATATATGCCTACTTCAAAAGCAGCAAGATGGACTACTCATTTTACTGATGTCATTCCAAAAGATGGTGGAAAAAATACTGGAATTGATGCGGTTATCGCGCACTTTGGTATTAAATTAGAGGAAACTATGGCATTTGGTGATGGTGGTAATGATATAGATATGCTTAAACATGCTGGAATAGGTGTAGCGATGGGAAATGCTGGAGAGAATGTTAAAGAGATTGCAGATTATATCACAACAAGCGTAGATGATGATGGAATAACAAATGCGTTAAAACATTTTAATGTAATATAAGAACAAAGACTAGAAGAATTTTAATAAATCTTCTAGTCTTTAATTATTTACTAAATTTTTCTAAGAATGCATCAACAC
Protein-coding sequences here:
- a CDS encoding LacI family DNA-binding transcriptional regulator, with the protein product MKKLTIVDIAKMAGVGTTTVSRYFNGGNLKKETRERIKEIVDKYNYTPNTFAKALKSIDSKIIGVIVPCLHSYISGNTLKYLDKELKENNYETLIMNTNFDENKQLEYIKKLARMNVDGIVLLPTTMSKAYESTIKSIDVPVVMLGQEGEYTYSVEYNDFNAARDLTYYVLSSGHKKVAYLGVSEDDIAVGYYRKLGVLRALEKYNLEPENILITNFGMEEGYEIVKENIEKLKEDSCLICATDNLAYGAIKALEEEGLNVGEDYSVAAFGDYTSSALLKSPLTTIKFDLKDAAKQTVEMLLNVIKKEETAMKLLIGYELKTRDSVVDLNKMENKND
- a CDS encoding MetQ/NlpA family ABC transporter substrate-binding protein, which gives rise to MKKIISFIASLAALLLILTACSSKTEAPKKEEKKEPVTVKVASHTSPMTDMLEMIKEDLKKDGYNLEIVKVSDNVQANVALNNKEVDANFFQHKPFMEQFNQKNNAKLVAVQPIYNATVSFYSKTLKDIKDLKDGADVAIPSDPTNLARALRLLDHAKVITLKDPNSFTVTEADIKDNPKHLKFTKVSLLNLNEAYNEKDLVFNYPTYISKLGLTPDKNGLALEKADDLTFAISLVAREDNKDDAKVQAVKKALASEKVKDYINKELKPKGHATPAF
- a CDS encoding MetQ/NlpA family ABC transporter substrate-binding protein — translated: MKKLLSFVASLLALVLVLTACSNQASDKKEEKKENKTIKVAAHVPPFTDMLELVKEDLQKEGYTLEIVKVSDNVQANVALANKEIDANFFQHEPFMKQYNEKNKTNLVAVAKVYNSIPAFYSKTVKNIKDLKDGADVAIPSDASNLARALRLLAHGGLITLNDPNSYNVTVKDIKDNPKHLKFTEVSLLNLSDAYAEKDLVFNYPTYIAKLGLTPMKDGLLMEDKADFTYAGVLAAREDNKDDAKIQAVKKALTSQKVKDFLQKNFEGKATAAF
- a CDS encoding Cof-type HAD-IIB family hydrolase; the protein is MTKIKAIFFDIDGTIRSFKTKTIPENTVNTLKKLKEQGIKIFIATGRAPFHTTFLNDLLDFKFDGYITINGQYCYLENGEVLNDKILSQEDIKNVLPYFKENKIACDFALLDGAFMNLKNSRVKWLEDELGDPERFKEDPLAYDKAISEKIYQLNVFVSEEEEAGFLAYMPTSKAARWTTHFTDVIPKDGGKNTGIDAVIAHFGIKLEETMAFGDGGNDIDMLKHAGIGVAMGNAGENVKEIADYITTSVDDDGITNALKHFNVI
- a CDS encoding methionine ABC transporter permease, with product MIDLFKANYDGIMKAFWETNYMMIYSMLTVFFISLPLGIMLFSFSRDYLLKNRAVYEGLSIALNALRSVPFLIFVFILIPVNRFLFKTSFGNIAAILPLTLVGVSIYARFVEQALINVPKKIVDRAISMGATKIQIIRYFLLPATMDNLILSFTYTTISLLAYTTVMGVIGAGGLGEFAFRYGYQEYNYDLMYLIVIIFIVYVFIIQSIGYGLAKRFTNKKEK
- a CDS encoding ATP-binding cassette domain-containing protein yields the protein MIVQLKNVSKQYKDANFKLENISFDINKKEVIGIIGRNGTGKSTILKMINGIVSYDSGDILYKNSSIKSMDASTLRNTRKNLAYIFQHSNLIDNKSVYYHLSLVYKLNKVSVDKKKIDDILEFMNITRLKNSLCGSLSGGEQQKVAIAMALLQEPEVLLCDEISSALDTNSEKEIFALLNKLRTTTDISIVMISHSLSLLKNFCDRVVVIDDSTIKDIVVPNKNAKDDYDSNYYNYVKEFLLND